The following proteins are co-located in the Mobula hypostoma chromosome 4, sMobHyp1.1, whole genome shotgun sequence genome:
- the LOC134345070 gene encoding succinate receptor 1-like, translating to MNETCSRINDILESYYLTTMYSIEFLLGLVGNIIVISGYIFCLKNWKCSNIYLFNLSISDLIFICTLPMFVVYYAKGKHWVFGDFLCKMNRYILYTNMYLSMLFLACISIDRYLLVSNPLRVHVFQRKRVAIFICIALWIFVTLEVIPVLTFIGSDNVTSHDNSTIIKCVDYASAGNPVHNLIYNVCLTTFGFVLPMSVMGVFCVKTARKLKELNRERISSVPLEKPLTLVILAIVIFSILFTPYHIMRNARMVSRLENINISEGAFECIKAAYALSRPVAFLSIITNPIFYFFSGDKFRETIANSLKCH from the coding sequence ACCTCACAACCATGTACAGCATCGAATTCCTTTTAGGATTGGTAGGGAACATCATTGTTATAAGTGGTTACATATTCTGCCTGAAGAACTGGAAGTGCAGTAACATCTACCTCTTCAATTTGTCCATCTCAGATCTGATCTTCATCTGTACTCTCCCGATGTTTGTGGTCTATTACGCCAAGGGCAAACATTGGGTGTTTGGTGATTTTCTCTGCAAGATGAATAGGTACATCCTTTACACCAATATGTACCTGAGCATGCTGTTCCTAGCTTGTATTAGTATTGACCGTTACCTGTTGGTCAGCAACCCATTGAGAGTGCATGTGTTTCAAAGGAAGAGGGTCGCCATCTTCATCTGTATCGCCCTATGGATCTTTGTCACCTTGGAGGTCATCCCCGTCTTGACCTTCATCGGTTCTGACAATGTCACGAGTCATGATAACAGCACCATCATCAAGTGTGTGGACTACGCAAGCGCTGGTAACCCAGTCCACAATCTAATTTACAATGTGTGCCTCACCACCTTTGGCTTTGTGCTTCCAATGAGTGTCATGGGGGTTTTCTGTGTGAAGACAGCTCGCAAGCTAAAGGAATTAAATAGAGAAAGAATCAGTAGTGTTCCTCTCGAAAAGCCGCTCACGCTGGTCATATTGGCCATTGTTATTTTCTCGATATTATTTACCCCTTATCACATCATGAGAAACGCTCGCATGGTGTCGAGATTAGAAAATATCAACATTTCAGAGGGTGCTTTTGAGTGCATAAAAGCAGCTTATGCACTTTCAAGACCTGTGGCTTTTCTCAGTATCATCACCAATCCCATTTTCTACTTTTTTTCTGGGGACAAATTCAGGGAAACAATCGCAAACAGCTTGAAATGCCATTGA